A single Triticum dicoccoides isolate Atlit2015 ecotype Zavitan chromosome 2A, WEW_v2.0, whole genome shotgun sequence DNA region contains:
- the LOC119355509 gene encoding protein STICHEL-like 2 — protein sequence MTDMRRHSVSVDVPLSRTLVQLKRVRSLRDPATNSMSKYASPSDSMIWETASSNGAMMEGSRSAHHHLIEEDVDLEAEATMGSERSFRAPNARTASYRKSSVVRIRGFNPPRNKQVHRVRGDGHRKSVDSNHSNHSSLRQLANNIVTNVVEEKEEEEVNSYERAHLALPEKSEEEVKRRSKFKGKSSAAMSRVGSPCMSASEARSVGSRRSTVGHGTEDTRVRSNDVVGSNFSGCGISYCWSGASKYRDLYSDSDGPEQPLLSPEGTEVPFQENVPYTETPRCLSQKFRPRSFSELIGLNVVAQSLLYSSCKGKIAPMYLFHGPRGTGKTSTARIFAAALNCLSLEEQRPCGFCKECVILFSGRSRDVKEIDAAKMDHLGRVKALLKSASLVPYSSRFKVFIVDECHLLLEDAWSAIVKSLDEPYRHAVYIMITSDLDSLPRTSVTHCQKFHFPKIKVADIVNRLERICVDEGLEFDHDAVHFIAAKSNGSLRDAEIMLDQLSLLGKRVTISLVHELVGLVSDDELIELLDLALSSDTTNTVRRARELMASSVDPLQLVSQLANLIMDILSGRCQSAVTEVSKSFLGRYALADVGIEKLRHALKILSETEKQLRTSRNKATWVTVALLQFGSSESDIVAETNDMHARSATGYTDDWVSKVNSSSNFCDACNSNKSNCSERHCRRLKLENIWRRATGKCQSRSARSFLKKEGILSSVHVTEEVAIAEVGFSHPDHLSRAEKMQSLIQGVLQHVLGFNVEVRFKLVPCAARKDARSKRHSFNLLGCSGRKQELSDSTVTDEDEPVRLGARETPHKGYSSSQQPSPFIVQRVDSKPTVHGSEDDARSTLTSNRSMTDDLTRTCRSETNYSKGASEQGRFDSIQEPDLQPNCFSRTLKLQKRFFSSDAAHTICFRIQPHNKMGFLPKKEFDTYFCTYGPYEQCPRSNSRATYGSRDEDLSIKTSSGFGSNLLCWKGPKQSI from the exons ATGACTGACATGAGGCGCCACTCCGTCTCCGTGGATGTCCCACTGTCAAGAACCCTGGTGCAGCTCAAGCGAGTGAGGTCGCTGCGGGATCCAGCAACAAACTCTATGAGCAAGTATGCATCTCCTTCTGACAGTATGATCTGGGAGACTGCTTCTAGCAATGGAGCGATGATGGAAGGAAGCAGGTCAGCACACCATCATTTGATTGAAGAGGATGTGGATTTGGAAGCCGAAGCTACCATGGGGTCAGAGCGAAGCTTCCGGGCACCAAATGCAAGAACTGCATCTTACAGGAAATCTTCAGTTGTTAGGATCAGAGGCTTCAACCCACCAAGAAACAAGCAAGTTCATCGTGTCCGCGGGGATGGTCACAGGAAATCGGTGGATTCTAACCACTCTAATCATAGCTCCCTTCGGCAGTTGGCAAACAATATAGTAACCAACGTGGtggaggagaaggaagaggaggaggtgaatTCCTATGAACGGGCACATCTCGCTTTGCCAGAGAAGAGCGAGGAAGAAGTGAAAAGGCGTTCCAAATTCAAGGGCAAGTCTTCTGCTGCAATGAGCCGCGTTGGCAGCCCTTGTATGTCTGCCAGTGAAGCGCGCTCAGTTGGGTCCAGAAGAAGCACAGTAGGGCATGGAACTGAGGACACACGAGTGAGGTCGAATGATGTTGTAGGATCAAACTTCAGTGGATGCGGTATAAGCTACTGCTGGTCAGGAGCATCAAAGTACCGCGATCTTTATTCCGATAGTGATGGTCCAGAGCAACCTCTCCTATCCCCAGAGGGGACTGAGGTACCGTTCCAAGAAAATGTACCATACACCGAGACACCAAGGTGTTTAAGCCAAAAATTTCGCCCTCGATCATTCAGTGAACTGATTGGCCTCAATGTGGTTGCTCAGTCCCTATTGTATTCCTCTTGCAAAGGAAAGATTGCTCCAATGTACTTGTTCCATGGCCCCCGGGGTACAGGCAAGACGTCTACGGCACGCATTTTTGCTGCCGctctaaattgcctctctctcgaaGAGCAAAGGCCATGTGGGTTCTGTAAAGAGTGTGTCATTCTCTTCTCTGGGAGGAGCAGGGACGTAAAAGAAATTGATGCAGCAAAAATGGATCATTTGGGCCGCGTAAAGGCACTTCTCAAGAGTGCATCTCTTGTCCCATACTCGTCACGCTTCAAGGTTTTCATAGTTGATGAATGCCATCTGTTGCTAGAAGATGCCTGGTCGGCAATAGTGAAGAGTCTTGATGAGCCATACCGGCATGCTGTCTACATTATGATTACTTCTGATCTAGATAGCTTGCCTCGCACTTCCGTCACACATTGCCAGAAGTTCCATTTTCCAAAGATAAAGGTTGCAGATATTGTCAACAGGTTGGAGAGAATCTGCGTAGATGAAGGGTTAGAATTTGACCATGATGCGGTGCACTTCATTGCTGCAAAGTCTAATGGTTCTCTTAGAGACGCTGAAATAATGCTGGATCAACTTAGTTTGCTTGGGAAGAGGGTCACGATTTCTCTTGTGCATGAACTT gtaggattggtttctGATGATGAGTTGATTGAGTTGCTTGATCTAGCACTGTCATCGGACACAACCAATACAGTTAGACGAGCTCGGGAACTTATGGCGTCGTCAGTTGATCCCCTGCAGCTGGTCTCTCAGCTGGCAAACCTTATTATGGACATTCTCTCAGGACGATGCCAATCTGCGGTAACAGAAGTCAGCAAAAGTTTCTTGGGAAGATATGCGT TGGCAGATGTTGGTATAGAGAAACTAAGACATGCACTCAAAATACTGTCAGAAACTGAAAAACAGTTGAGGACATCAAGAAATAAGGCAACTTGGGTTACTGTTGCACTTTTGCAGTTTGGCAGTTCTGAATCTGACATAGTAGCAGAAACAAATGACATGCATGCACGCTCAGCAACAGGATATACAG ATGACTGGGTATCCAAGGTAAACTCAAGCTCCAATTTCTGCGATGCGTGTAACAGCAATAAGTCCAACTGTTCCGAGAGACACTGTAGACGGCTTAAGCTTGAAAACATCTGGAGGAGAGCCACTGGGAAGTGTCAATCAAGATCAGCCAGAAGTTTCCTCAAGAAAGAAGGAATCCTATCATCAGTCCATGTTACCGAAG AGGTGGCTATAGCTGAAGTTGGATTTAGTCACCCGGATCACCTATCAAGGGCAGAGAAAATGCAAAGCCTGATACAAGGAGTACTGCAGCACGTTCTCGGGTTCAATGTGGAGGTTAGATTCAAACTTGTCCCGTGTGCAGCGAGGAAAGATGCAAGGTCAAAGAGACACTCATTCAACCTGCTCGGCTGCTCGGGACGAAAGCAAGAGCTGTCAGATTCCACAGTGACAGATGAGGATGAACCTGTGAGGCTTGGAGCAAGAGAAACACCTCACAAAGGCTACTCCTCTAGTCAGCAGCCATCGCCATTCATCGTGCAACGTGTTGATTCTAAGCCAACAGTTCATGGCTCCGAGGACGATGCCCGGAGCACCTTGACATCAAACAGATCCATGACTGATGACCTGACAAGGACATGTAGGTCGGAGACTAACTACTCCAAGGGCGCAAGTGAGCAGGGTCGTTTCGACAGCATCCAGGAGCCTGACCTTCAGCCGAATTGCTTCTCACGAACATTGAAGCTGCAAAAGAGGTTCTTCTCGTCAGATGCAGCACACACAATCTGCTTCAGGATCCAGCCACACAACAAAATGGGTTTCCTACCTAAGAAAGAATTCGATACATATTTCTGCACATATGGGCCGTATGAGCAGTGTCCAAGATCGAATTCAAGAGCTACTTACGGTTCGAGAGATGAGGACTT GTCCATCAAGACTTCTTCTGGGTTTGGTTCGAACCTGCTCTGCTGGAAGGGCCCTAAACAGTCAATCTAA
- the LOC119359624 gene encoding ultraviolet-B receptor UVR8-like, whose product MCQQRAMFKPMKPEEKEWLKQRCGGSWKLVLGYILVGEKNCRRGKSQVTAGPGHSIVVTASGAVYSFGMNSSGQLGLGDTEDKFKPCLIRSLQGIRITHAAVGSSRTMLVSDTGSVYVFGIDTFGGYSLNGALATDYVNMLAKRTQITIWPVCRWSKCDSKKFT is encoded by the exons ATGTGCCAGCAAAGGGCCATGTTTAAGCCGATGAAACCAGAAGAGAAGGAGTGGCTGAAGCAAAGGTGCGGGGGCTCTTGGAAGCTTGTTCTTGGATACATTTTGGTCGGCGAGAAGAATTGCCGCCGCGGGAAATCTCAGGTCACTGCTGGACCAGGCCACAGCATTGTGGTCACCGCAAGTGGGGCCGTATACTCATTTGGCATGAATTCCTCGGGCCAGCTAGGCCTTGGGGACACAGAAGACAAGTTCAAGCCATGCCTTATCAG GTCTCTGCAAGGCATCAGGATCACGCATGCCGCGGTTGGATCGAGTCGAACAATGCTCGTGAGCGACACGGGAAGTGTCTACGTATTTGGAATCGACACCTTTGGGGGGTATAGTTTGAATGGAGCACTTGCTACTGACTACGTTAACATGCTTGCAAAGCGGACACAAATCACAATTTGGCCAGTGTGTCGCTGGTCCAAATGCGATAGCAAAAAATTCACTTGA